In a single window of the Meleagris gallopavo isolate NT-WF06-2002-E0010 breed Aviagen turkey brand Nicholas breeding stock unplaced genomic scaffold, Turkey_5.1 ChrUn_random_7180001848288, whole genome shotgun sequence genome:
- the LOC104915727 gene encoding adenylyl cyclase-associated protein 1-like: MKTHKNPALKNQGGPIRSGPKPFTSPKPACNVNPSQKTSPKQPALLELEGKKWRVENQENATNLVISDTELKQVAYVFKCTNSTLQIKGKINSITLDNCKKLGLVFDDVVGIVEIINSRDIKVQVSVCALQSDCCTGCQ, translated from the exons ATGAAGACCCACAAGAATCCGGCACTGAAGAACCAAGGAGGTCCTATAAGAAGTGGACCCAAGCCTTTCACTTCTCCCAAACCAGCTTGTAATGTTAATCCCTCCCAAAAAACCTCTCCAAAGCAACCTGCATTGCTAGAATTAGAAGGCAAAAAGTGGAGAGTG gaaaaccaggaaaaTGCCACTAACCTGGTAATCAGTGACACAGAACTGAAGCAGGTAGCATATGTTTTCAAGTGCACAAATAGTACACTCCAAATCAAAGGCAAGATCAATTCCATCACCCTTG ATAACTGCAAGAAGCTAGGTCTGGTGTTTGATGATGTGGTGGGCATCGTAGAGATAATAAACAGCAGGGACATCAAAGTTCAGGTGAGTGTCTGTGCCCTGCAGTCTGACTGCTGCACAGGGTGCCAATAG